One window of Centropristis striata isolate RG_2023a ecotype Rhode Island chromosome 21, C.striata_1.0, whole genome shotgun sequence genomic DNA carries:
- the telo2 gene encoding telomere length regulation protein TEL2 homolog — translation MESPAPNTEVRLAVAQCFRTLTTSTDTKDIIASLQTLHSYLDEGPESKTTSVERAEFRRAHFTRTLQLLISNVQADWLLSLTAAQRTELWDGLFLKGPPEQALLALMEGIGELRAGLNLDRLVSITERFLQSGRLADLLWSYCLETGPSDSPQLRETLLGRIVALPDFTANRLHLNNKPLFLPQQYYPLLATEMLTALQRTCQALKDGTDCSLTFMAQTLGKVCIQGHSGLVLAVLAPRLSACTRSDMVWQRVCWKLLQNVPQRWMESVLTGLVQAVSGPDALGRIIGNLVLTNKKAQYVITHKLLLLQYKYETQVLRTVLGYLAADRERRPLLIQVLRSVSQAWANPSAVKHTPLEQQLYVSKALLLSVSLLTDCELQELRSDLLQCMLGGMQSHLDSSVVRVRRMGMVVGECLSTRMDINNTKLTFKYDQDEETQELHSLMTPVTGDEPEAEPVNGVDSPPRTSETTQSSQNESSQNKSKTDPGSDLDSDDELAPYDMSADQELNKASPPRYIRDCLETLISSEDPVRVELSLRAAEGLVRKNIFAAREISVQLTKVLLHMEDKYNINGFQSLRQANMVALTVTDCIPVTQYLTTEFYSLNYSLRQRLDILEVLALAAQELSKPITEKRNPSVDIVASTDLTPYPGDNPVHWRQVVEKRIQSKTKRLSKGATQPPAKATANRYAPVAGHFFFPLLSNYDKPQVTFDLLGNDHLVLGRLIHTLGLLMHLAVNAPIAAQMGRALLDFVWAVRYHADQMVRRGVLFAVCSVFLSMPSQNLLVDLSDQLFETRTWLADVAEGDPDADCRSLAVQSLVLLDKSLKKQLQDQQALSTES, via the exons ATGGAGTCCCCGGCTCCAAATACTGAGGTTCGCCTCGCGGTGGCCCAGTGTTTCCGGACCCTCACGACATCCACAGATACCAAAGACATTATCGCCTCTCTTCAAACACTCCACTCTTACCTGGATGAAGGACCAGAGAGTAAAACCACCTCAGTTGAGCGTGCCGAGTTCAGGAGAGCTCACTTCACCCGAACCCTTCAGCTGCTCATCAGTAACGTCCAGGCCGACTGGCTGCTCAGCCTCACTGCAGCCCAGCGGACGGAGTTATGGGACGGCTTGTTCCTCAAAGGCCCTCCAGAGCAGGCGCTGCTGGCGCTGATGGAGGGAATAGGAGAGCTGAG AGCCGGTCTAAATCTGGACAGATTGGTCAGCATCACGGAGAGGTTCCTTCAGAGTGGTCGACTTGCTGACCTGCTGTGGTCCTACTGTCTGGAGACAGGTCCCTCTGACTCCCCCCAGCTCCGGGAGACTCTGCTGGGACGTATTGTGGCGCTGCCTGACTTCACCGCCAACAGGTTACATCTGAACAACAAGCCCCTTTTCCTTCCTCAGCAGTATTACCCACTGCTGGCCACGGAGATGCTCACTGCCCTGCAGCGGACCTGCCAAGCACTGAAAG ATGGCACAGACTGCTCGTTGACTTTCATGGCTCAGACACTTGGGAAAGTGTGTATCCAGGGCCACAGTG GTTTGGTGCTGGCAGTGCTGGCTCCTCGGCTGTCTGCCTGCACGCGCTCAGACATGGTGTGGCAGAGAGTTTGCTGGAAGCTTCTGCAGAACGTCCCACAGCGATGGATGGAGAGCGTGCTCACTGGACTGGTGCAGGCTGTTAGCGG GCCTGATGCGTTGGGCAGGATCATTGGGAATCTAGTGTTGACTAATAAAAAGGCCCAGTATGTCATCACTCATAAACTACTGTTACTGCAGTACAAATATGAG ACTCAAGTCTTGAGAACTGTCCTGGGTTACCTCGCAGCAGACCGGGAGCGGAGACCACTGCTCATCCAG gTGTTGCGGTCTGTGTCTCAGGCCTGGGCCAACCCCAGTGCGGTGAAGCACACGCCTCTAGAGCAGCAGCTGTATGTCAGCAAGGCCTTACTGCTGAGTGTGAGTCTGCTGACAGACTGTGAGCTGCAGGAGTTACGCTCAG ACTTACTTCAGTGCATGCTGGGCGGCATGCAGAGCCACCTGGACAGCAGCGTGGTGCGTGTCAGGCGTATGGGCATGGTGGTGGGAGAGTGCCTGAGCACTCGCATGGACATCAATAACACCAAGCTCACCTTTAAG TATGATCAGGACGAGGAAACTCAAGAGCTGCATTCTCTGATGACTCCAGTCACTGGTGACGAGCCAGAGGCCGAGCCTGTCAACGG AGTTGATTCTCCTCCAAGGACCAGTGAAACGACTCAGTCTTCTCAGAATGAATCATCTCAAAATAAGTCAAAAACAGACCCAGGCTCAGACCTGGACAG CGACGACGAGCTCGCTCCGTACGACATGTCTGCTGATCAGGAATTAAATAAAGCATCCCCACCCCGCTACATACGGGACTGCCTGGAAA CTTTAATCTCCTCTGAGGACCCGGTGCGAGTGGAGCTCAGTCTGAGAGCAGCTGAGGGTTTGGTGAGGAAAAACATCTTTGCAGCCAGAGAG ATCAGTGTCCAGCTGACCAAAGTGCTTCTTCACATGGAGGATAAATACAACATAAATGGCTTCCAGAGTCTCAGACAGGCGAACATGGTGGCGCTCACTGTCACCGACTGTATACCT GTGACTCAGTATTTAACCACAGAGTTTTACTCCTTGAACTACAGTCTTCGCCAGCGGCTCGATATCTTGGAG GTCCTTGCACTAGCAGCACAGGAGCTCTCTAAGCCAATCACTGAAAAGAGAAATCCATCCGTGGATATTGTTGCCAGCACTGATCTGACACCGTACCCTGGTGACAACCCCGTTCACTGGCGACAAGTAGTGGAGAAGCGGATTCAAAGCAAGACAAAGCGCCTCAGTAAG GGTGCCACACAACCTCCAGCTAAAGCCACCGCTAACCGCTACGCCCCTGTTGCTGGACACTTCTTTTTTCCTCTGCTCAGCAATTATGATAA GCCtcaggtgacctttgacctgctggGTAATGACCATCTTGTACTGGGCAGGTTGATCCACACATTGGGCCTCTTAATGCATCTAGCAGTCAATGCACCG aTAGCTGCACAGATGGGTAGGGCTTTACTCGACTTTGTGTGGGCGGTGCGTTACCATGCTGACCA GATGGTGAGACGAGGGGTCCTCTTCGCTGTTTGCTCTGTGTTTCTGAGCATGCCCAGTCAAAACCTGCTGGTGGACCTCAGTGATCAGCTGTTTGAGACCAGAACTTGGCTGgcag ATGTTGCTGAAGGAGACCCTGATGCAGATTGCCGGAGTCTGGCCGTCCAGAGTCTGGTACTGCTGGATAAGAGCCTGAAGAAACAGCTACAAGATCAACAAGCACTGAGCACAGAGTCGTGA